The segment GTATTTTGCTCAACAAGATCTTGATTGGTACACCTCTTGTGCTGTTTCTAACAATTATACTAGTATGGTTTGGGTTTTTGGCGGATATTTAGATTAACAAGGCCTCATCACGGCGTATAACTGTCGGCTCTGACGCAGCGCTTCGAGATTGCTTCGCAACTCTCGCTCGGCCTTCGGCACATTGGCTCAGTCACTCAAATTGCAGAGGCAATTTTCGTGCCTGTCTTCACTTCGTTCAGCTCGCCAACGTCGTCAAGCCTTGGTCGTTAGACGCAAAAGCCCTTAAAATTTGTTCTGAATCCATGAAATGGATAATGTGGGGTTTGATAATTAAATTTAGAAAATGCTCCTTGACAGACGTAATACTATTGTATATACTTTGTTGTGACGGATGTTTTTATGATTAAAAAGCTAATACAGCATGGCAATAGTTCTGCGTTGATAATTGAAAAGCCTATTCTTGAGCTTTTAAGTATTACTTCTGATACTTCCTTAGATATTAAGACCGATGGTAAAAGCTTAATAATCACCCCAATTGATAATCGAATAGAAACTTCTTTGGATAAAATTAATAAAAAACATAGCAAGACATTAAAGCGACTCGCTGAATGAGTCCCTTAACCGTTCGATATTTAACACTCGAAGAAACTTTATATATTCATGCAAATCAAATAGAAGAATATGGTGGATCTTATGGAATTCGAGATAAAGGTCTCC is part of the Leptospira venezuelensis genome and harbors:
- a CDS encoding AbrB family transcriptional regulator; amino-acid sequence: MIKKLIQHGNSSALIIEKPILELLSITSDTSLDIKTDGKSLIITPIDNRIETSLDKINKKHSKTLKRLAE